The Tubulanus polymorphus chromosome 3, tnTubPoly1.2, whole genome shotgun sequence nucleotide sequence ACTCTAGTTGATAAGTCCACGCTGAAATATGCCCTACCTTATTCAATTCAGACCgctcttttttttcatcagtAGGCGAGTCTGATGTATCTTCCATGAAGCTGTAACACTGGGTACCGGTACCTGTTAATTAAAcctaacctaaccctaacctaaGGTGCAACTATCTTTTCctaaatctaaatctaaacATAATTTCGACCGCTaatgttaaataaatgttccACCTACCTTACAGCAACCTTGTATTAACGCGGATGAAGCagcaatttgaaaatgtaatcCTTTTATTTAAGAGTCAATCTTAaagtcatttttaaattccgtGTCCTGTTGCCAAAATCCAGTTGTATTAGTAACAAATAGTTTATCAGCTCAGCTGCGTTTGGTTACAATCTAATGAAAATTctctttttctaaaacgtGTCCTATCTGAGCTATATCCAGCGACAGAGACTTCTTCACCGCGTAGAATTTCCAAGTGTAATGACAACTTTTAGGAGCGCCCACCAGTTTTTAACTGACCCCCTTAAAATTCGTAGCCGGTGATTGGTGGGGAATGATTTCAAAAGGTATTACAGGTAGGTCACTGGCCATTCTTGAATTGTGGTCAATGGCATCTTTTCTTTTGAAGTTTGAAAACGCTGAGTTTATGTGACGCTGATCGGCGATTATCCGGCCGGTTGCGTTGGTCTAGGCGTCGACATGAAGCCAGCcttaagccgggcgtaggtcggccttgcgacggcttgcgaTTCACTGCGACTCGaatcactgcgaccgccagcgacgatcgcgtcgcgtcgcaaggtcgacctacgcccgccttTAGGCGTCGCTTCGCGGAAGGAAGTTTAGAAAGTGTAAGGAAAAAAGTGTATTGAGTGTCAGAATATTAATAGATAGTATTTTCACCCTCACGCAAGCCTCATGGATAGCGGAGCGGATGATCGGTTAAAAATATGCACGCCCATTCGGACAAACTGCTTTCATGGGCCACTGGTGGTAGTGTCTAATACTAAGCGAACTGCCCGAATTATGGATCGGAAAGTACGTTTATAAAGTCACTCACCAGTGATGAGTGGAACAAGACACCTCTAGAAAATAAACAGCTCCCACTGAGCATATCTTACAACTGAATCAGGAAATTTTTAGTTAAGGGTCGGGTAGAAATTGGAGAATTTTAGATTCCctctgatctgtaagaacctaGTTTCAAGTAGGTCTTGGAGCACAGTTCAAGTTTTTCTCTTAAATCACAAACTGCAAGATCTCCACACGAGCAGACACTCGATAGGAAGCTTGTTTGGGACTTAATTCCAGCAGGAGAATACAATAGGAACTTAAAGTTAGGAACTGGACTGTGTTTTAACTGGAAAGCTTagattaattataaagataaataaaaTTCGTTTTACTATACtaggaagtggatattttgccaatgcggcattattttagtaaacgctattttgccaatggctatatataataagatataataataaaatataacaataacatcaTTATATTGGGTGTAGGGGTATTGGGTTCAATTGtactttcatattcatttctgTTTTTACGTTTATAGTTAAAGAGCATATGCCATCAAAATAGACTATTGTGTaagattcattttcatatgtGATGTATTCAGTTATTTCACTAGACATTTAATGCGATATTTTATCGTTTTGGGAGAGATTTGAATAGAtaaattcttatcattatatAGTTTTGCTACCGTTGTTTATGACATGATAATCGATATCAGTGAATCACTGTCGGTATATCTATATCACTACGATCATTCTCAGGACACAATTTTTTCTTGCGCAGTGTTTAAGTCCATCATAGTAACCTCGCGAAAAATGGCTGACCACGGAACCGATAATTGTAACTATTTcttataattttgaatatcgtgCTTATATATTCAACGTCGTGcttatatattaatatattttctattacgGTACGTGAAACAAAAGTTGTTTCGTTCTTATTTCAGCTGTAGAAAGAAGTCTGAAGATTCGACAGATAATATCCAGCGTTGCAGCCGTTCTTGTTACTGTTGCGCAGTGTATCATTCTAGATGtgttcatctttgaatttccaCAGGTTATTCCGTGTTTTTATTTACTTTGCGTCGCGGACTTTCTTGTTGTTTTACTGCTTATTGCTGCATGCGCGATGTCCTACGTGTGCTTCATCAACAACAGAAAAGCCTCCTTCGCTAAATACGTAAAATGCACCAAATTCCTCGGATACCTACCACTAGCGAGTTTATCCTGGTTGGCATATGCTACTGTGATGATTGCGAAAATTACAATAGGGTACCAGGAATTCGCGAATTTGCTTGTACACTCCGAATCCAAATTCTATTATCCGAGCGTTTTCAAATTCGCCATCGCTGTGTCGGCACCTATACTACTACTGATGTTCTCCTGCCATTATAATCCATCGATGTTAAAGGATGACAAAAAACACGACGAAGGAAATGAAGACAAAGGACATGACAACAAAGACGAAAATGTAAGGATCTTTGCACTTTTTACTGCGGTTATGTTTGACATTCTAGATAGCGTTGAGTTTATGGAGGTGCTTCTCGTTCGAGATTctaatatcatttcaaaaatgactTTCAACCTGGAACGTTCGATTCTTGCATTTCCTCTGATTGGTTTCATTTTGCCCGTTTTGCCATTACTCATTCTAAGCCATTCATACGTATGCATATCGGGCCAGGTGAATCAGCGGAAATGTGCAATTAAAGCAAGATTGTGGCTGCGGATCGCGCATTCATTGTGCTTTATACTGTTGATCAATATCCCGTTTTTCGTGCTTAGGGCATATTTATGGGGGGAAACGCATCTGGTCCTGTCATCGTTTGTCATGAAGAACATGATTCTGATTGTTCTCGGAGGTTATAAGGCGATCGTTGAATTGTtaaataaactgaaaattaaaTGTGGCACCAACAACCAATCAGACAGGACCGAATCAAGCCCACATCCTGAAAATTCCAATTTGTACGATTCAAGAGTCTAGTATGAACACGTTACGTACCACGTGTTACAGTGCGGCTCTCATGGTTTATTTGTTTGCTAAAGACATGCTTTCATCTTGATAGATTAAGTCAATTTTATTCCATATCTCACCTGCTTGATTGAAAACAAGGAattcttattatatataggatAACAAATTTGTGTTTGTGATATTAATATTAgcctaaaaatgaaaatgatattataaaaatactCATTATATACCCCGGTATGTGTTGATTGTCCTTACTTTACAAAACTATGCTCACTATACTGTAAATCGGCAAGTATTATCAGCCATGCCGTGATCTTTAATTCTTTTGGTATCTAAGTTCTACCATTCAATATAATAAAGTAGCTTGCTTTCGATGTACATAAGTCTTGTGTTTTTCTCCTATGAAGCCGTAGCAATCCGCTTGGCGTGCGAAGGCCATTTTACGAATGTGTCTGGGCCAAAGTCGTCTTGCATTTTCACTAGCCTCACAGGGACTTGATAGTCACTGATATCCAATATCAGTAACCAATATCATTGACcaatatttatttctttaattatACAGGGGTATTGGAGCTGGTTATTGATATTGGTTTCACTACCGGAGTGACAATGACAGCGAAGTCCCAGGCAAAGCTAGGGCTCAATGTAGTGTGGGGCGTTTTATCGATTTTTCTATctggatattttgaatatacaatACAGAAAGGAAATTCCATGAATTGATTAAGATATATCTTATTTCGTTAACTTTTGGATACTCCAATTTTCCACCCGACTGGAACTGAACATATTACGGTCCATGTGTCCGGCCTGCTACAGTGAccctagactggttgcctgtaaCCAGTCTAGTTTACGAATtactttagttcacagaaCTTCCGCTAGgtgaccgtacggtgctgccatcaAGTTTGCGCTTAGAAAACTTCAATTATTAATGATCTTAATTTTAggtaattttaaatatttatacgGTAGAGCCATGATTAATGTCAGAAATTTAAGATGGATACATTGTGAGATCGCGACTGGCGAAAAGTGATTTCTATCAGAGACGAGCTACGGTGATTGCGAATAAGTCTCAACCGCATTGATGATGGTTTCGCTTCCGGGTTCgtgaaaaatatagaaatctttgaaaaaaaccaaaaaaaaactggaAATAATCGTGATTTGTGAGACGTGTGATGAATGTTGTTGATGCAGCAGTCAGCAGCGATAAAGTTCACTCATACGTCGATGGAATTTTCGCTCTTTTAGATTCTTTATTGTCTCCGATCGAAGCCGAATCGACGTCGAATTCGTGGCTCGGTGGAGAATCAAGCGAGGAATCGAGATTCCAGCTGAAAATACTCTGTCTACTCGTGTTGTTACTCATTGCTAACGTGTTCGCAGCTGCGTTCGCTTGGAGTGTTTACGGTGAAAGGATATCGGATATGTTTCTATGGCCAAGTGAGTAAAAAAGTGGAAAACTTGGGCTGTGGCCAGCAGGGAGGGGCACCACCGTGGCCGTGGTGAGGGTTCTACCTTTACTGGCTCCATCCTCATCTGATCACTGTCAAACAAAAAACAACGTTTCTTTCccatatttgaaatgaatccgTTTTGATTTTCCAGATGAAAGCAACGAAGAAACTTCAGAAGAGACaaatcctgaaaatactacgaataatgatatgaaagatCAACATCTTCATAGAGAATGAACTgaacattattattttgaaatttatttattcagaaTTTGCCTTCAATTTTAATTACTACAAAACCAGTTTGATTGTAGTTTAATTTCGATCACAGTTTCAATCATGTCTGCGATTAAAAAGTTCTtcgaaaagaagaaaatggaattgaaatttaagaagttGGGAACAGGGCATCGTTTAAATGAGGAATCATCGGGTAGTAATTCTATCGGCGCTACTGGTAGTTCGTCCGCTCGACCGACCTCCCCTCGACGAGCTCCGATCTCATCTGAAGCTCAAAAAGCTGCTGAAGCCGCAATGGCGCGATTGAATAAACCAACTACTAGAAAACCAGGTCAGCTTCTCACTTTCCACTGGTTTtactttaaatgatttactctTAACTTTCTACCATTGTGCAAATATTATTGTTCATCCAACTCTCTGACCGGCCGAAAGACTCGTTTAAAAGTATGTATGCTG carries:
- the LOC141901040 gene encoding uncharacterized protein LOC141901040 isoform X1, which produces MADHGTDNSVERSLKIRQIISSVAAVLVTVAQCIILDVFIFEFPQVIPCFYLLCVADFLVVLLLIAACAMSYVCFINNRKASFAKYVKCTKFLGYLPLASLSWLAYATVMIAKITIGYQEFANLLVHSESKFYYPSVFKFAIAVSAPILLLMFSCHYNPSMLKDDKKHDEGNEDKGHDNKDENVRIFALFTAVMFDILDSVEFMEVLLVRDSNIISKMTFNLERSILAFPLIGFILPVLPLLILSHSYVCISGQVNQRKCAIKARLWLRIAHSLCFILLINIPFFVLRAYLWGETHLVLSSFVMKNMILIVLGGYKAIVELLNKLKIKCGTNNQSDRTESSPHPENSNLYDSRV
- the LOC141901040 gene encoding uncharacterized protein LOC141901040 isoform X2, coding for MADHGTDNSVERSLKIRQIISSVAAVLVTVAQCIILDVFIFEFPQVIPCFYLLCVADFLVVLLLIAACAMSYVCFINNRKASFAKYVKCTKFLGYLPLASLSWLAYATVMIAKITIGYQEFANLLVHSESKFYYPSVFKFAIAVSAPILLLMFSCHYNPSMLKDDKKHDEGNEDKGHDNKDENGYWSWLLILVSLPE
- the LOC141901040 gene encoding uncharacterized protein LOC141901040 isoform X5, translated to MILILDSLLSPIEAESTSNSWLGGESSEESRFQLKILCLLVLLLIANVFAAAFAWSVYGERISDMFLWPNESNEETSEETNPENTTNNDMKDQHLHRE
- the LOC141901040 gene encoding uncharacterized protein LOC141901040 isoform X4, coding for MMVSLPDSLLSPIEAESTSNSWLGGESSEESRFQLKILCLLVLLLIANVFAAAFAWSVYGERISDMFLWPNESNEETSEETNPENTTNNDMKDQHLHRE
- the LOC141901040 gene encoding uncharacterized protein LOC141901040 isoform X3; this encodes MNVVDAAVSSDKVHSYVDGIFALLDSLLSPIEAESTSNSWLGGESSEESRFQLKILCLLVLLLIANVFAAAFAWSVYGERISDMFLWPNESNEETSEETNPENTTNNDMKDQHLHRE